The Flavobacterium sp. 140616W15 sequence ACAGATAAAGGAGCAACTTGGGGAACAGCATACAACCAAGCAAGTATAACAGATCCTAATTGTGATGGTGATTTTATACGCTATACTTCTACTCTAGATGGTTATGATAAAGACCGTTTATTGCATTCTATTCCATTTGCAGGAAGTCGAAAAAATGTTAGTGTACAACTAAGTACCGATGAAGGAACAACTTGGGGAGCACCTAAAACTATTTTCTCAGGAGCCTCAGCGTATTCAAGCTTAACCATATTGCCAGACGGAACAATTGGTATTTATTATGAAAATGGAGAAAACTCAACATACCAAATGTATTTTGTACGTTTCAGCCTTAATTGGTTAACCAATGGAGCAGATACATTTGTTCCTGCAAATAATCCTCCGCTGGGTTTAGAAACAGAAGAAAACACAACATCAAAAGAGCAAAAATTTAGTGTTATATTAGAGCCAAATCCGATAGATGATTTAGTAAAGCTCAAAGTTAATAATGCTAAAGGGGCAGTAAATATAAAAATATTTGATATCTCAGGTAAAGTAATACGTACTGAAACTATAAAACCTAACGAAACAGAAGCTACATTTTCACTAGGAAATCAAGCACAAGGTATTTATATTTTAAAAGCAAACGATACAAATTCATCTATTAGTAGTAAACTAATAAAGAAATAAACTATAAAAATGAAACAAGCAATTATAAATACCACTGTACATACTGGCGATGAAATCATTAATAATGGAGTCATTATTATTGAAAATGGAACTATAATTTCGGTTCAAAAAGAAATTCCAAATGATATTGAAACGATAGATTTACAAGGAAACCACATTGCAGCTGGATTTATAGATATTCAAATAAACGGTGGCGAAACACTATACTTTAGTCAGACGCCTACTGAAGAAACAATTCAGGATATATACGATACAAGTCTTAAATATGGGACAACTCATGTGCTTCCGTGTTTAATTTCATCATCAAAGGAAACAATTCTACAAGGGATTGAAGCTGTTCGTAATTACAAACAAAAACATAACAATGGAGTAATCGGAATGCATCTTGAAGGGCCGTTTTTAAATCCTTTAAAACGTGGTGCTCATAGTATTGACCAAGTTCGAAAACCAACTAATGCAGAACTTGAAGAAATTATACGTCACGGGAAAGATGTTATAAAAGTAATCACGATTGCCCCAGAATGTTTTACAGATGAGCAATTAAATATGCTGCTAGAAAGTGGTATTGTGATTTCGATAGGACATTCGACCGTTACACATAAAGAAGCACAAGTTTATTTTTCTAAAGGCATAAAACTTGTAACTCATTTATTTAATGCTATGACACAATTCGGTCATCGTGAACCTGGTTTAGTTGGTGCAACTCTAGAAAATGAAAATGTATATGCTCCAGTGATTTTAGATGGCGCACATTGTGATTATGCTGCAGCAAAATTAGCATACAAACTAAAACAAGATAAATTTTTCTTAATTAGTGATGCTACATTCTTGGGACGCAAAATAGCCGACTTTAAATGGGGAAATTTTGATGCCCATCTAGAAAATGGCTTCTATAGAAACAACGAAGGAAATTTGGCTGGCGCTACAATATCAATGCAAGAAGCAGTACAAAACGCCTATAATCATTTAAACGTATCGGCTGACGAAGCTATAAAAATGGCAACTAGTCGTGTAGCAAGCGCTATTGGTTTGGAAGATAAAATAGGTAAAATCAAAACTGGATTTCCTGCAAGTTTTGTCAAATTCAATACTGATTTATCAGTAATAGAAACATTAAATTTCAACACCATTTAAACAATATTACAAATGCTAACCAAAAACAAACCACTCATTTAAATAATGAAAACCCCATAAGTTGCTATGCTTTTTGGGGTTATTTCATTACAAACCACTAAATATTAGCCTATACATAATTACCTAATCCCCAATAGGTTTACTACTTAAAAAGTCTAAAAAGGCGTTTCGATCAAAGTGAATCGCGTAGAAAACTATGTCAAAAAACAAATTAAAGGCTACAATTAATTTATAAAATAACCAACTCAAATAACACAAAAATGGAAATCGATTTAGATATCAAACCAGATATTAGTTATAAAAGTGCTGGTAAATTTGAAGAGACACGATTTGAAAAAATCCACAACGAAATCTTCAAGAATTCTACCGAAGCATCGATAATTGTTGCGCAGGAAATTGCTCAATTAATTAGATCAAAGCAAGAAAAGAACAAATCTTGTGTACTAGGTTTAGCCACAGGTTCTTCACCCATAAAGGTATATGAAGAATTAGTTAGAATGCACAATGAAGAAGGATTGAGTTTTAGCAATGTTATCACTTTTAATTTGGATGAATATTATCCGATGACTAAAGAAAATAATCAGAGCTACCACCATTTCATGCATCAACATTTGTTTAATCATATCGATATCAAACCAGAGAATGTAAATATTCCGGATGGTACTGTTTCGATTGATGAATTGAATCAATATTGTATTGATTATGAAATGAACATTAAGAATGCTGGAGGACTAGATTTTCAATTATTAGGAATTGGCCGTACAGGGCACGTAGGGTTTAACGAGCCGGGATCGCATATAAATTCAGGAACACGTATTATTACTTTGGATCATATCACGAGAGTAGATGCTTCTTCCGATTTTAACGGGATTGATAATGTGCCAAAAAGGGCCATTACAATGGGAGTATCTACAATTCTCAGATCCAAAAGAATAGTACTTATGGCTTGGGGACAAAACAAAGCCGATATTATCAAGAGAACTATTCAAGGTGATATTAGTTCTGAAGTTCCAGCAACATTTTTGCAAAATCATGGTAATGCAACTTTTGTTTTAGACCAATCAGCGGCATCTGAACTAACTCGTTTTAAAACGCCATGGTTAGTTGGTGAGTGTATTTGGAATCAGGAATTAAAAAGTAAAGCGATTGTTTGGTTGTGTCAAAAAACAAAACAATCTATTTTAAAATTAACCGACAGAGATTACAACAATAACGGAATGTCCGATTTATTGGCTCAAGAAGGTTCTGCTTACGATTTGAACATTAATATGTTCAACGTATTACAGCACACGATTACAGGATGGCCAGGAGGCAAGCCCAATACTGATGATTCACATCGTCCAGAGAG is a genomic window containing:
- the nagA gene encoding N-acetylglucosamine-6-phosphate deacetylase; this translates as MKQAIINTTVHTGDEIINNGVIIIENGTIISVQKEIPNDIETIDLQGNHIAAGFIDIQINGGETLYFSQTPTEETIQDIYDTSLKYGTTHVLPCLISSSKETILQGIEAVRNYKQKHNNGVIGMHLEGPFLNPLKRGAHSIDQVRKPTNAELEEIIRHGKDVIKVITIAPECFTDEQLNMLLESGIVISIGHSTVTHKEAQVYFSKGIKLVTHLFNAMTQFGHREPGLVGATLENENVYAPVILDGAHCDYAAAKLAYKLKQDKFFLISDATFLGRKIADFKWGNFDAHLENGFYRNNEGNLAGATISMQEAVQNAYNHLNVSADEAIKMATSRVASAIGLEDKIGKIKTGFPASFVKFNTDLSVIETLNFNTI
- the nagB gene encoding glucosamine-6-phosphate deaminase, coding for MEIDLDIKPDISYKSAGKFEETRFEKIHNEIFKNSTEASIIVAQEIAQLIRSKQEKNKSCVLGLATGSSPIKVYEELVRMHNEEGLSFSNVITFNLDEYYPMTKENNQSYHHFMHQHLFNHIDIKPENVNIPDGTVSIDELNQYCIDYEMNIKNAGGLDFQLLGIGRTGHVGFNEPGSHINSGTRIITLDHITRVDASSDFNGIDNVPKRAITMGVSTILRSKRIVLMAWGQNKADIIKRTIQGDISSEVPATFLQNHGNATFVLDQSAASELTRFKTPWLVGECIWNQELKSKAIVWLCQKTKQSILKLTDRDYNNNGMSDLLAQEGSAYDLNINMFNVLQHTITGWPGGKPNTDDSHRPERANPAKKRIILFSPHPDDDVISMGGTFSKLIKQGHDVHVVYQTSGNIAVTDDEALKFAEVSNDFFADSDTKINFKSVIDFLNNKSENQIDSLEVRKLKGLIRRRESYAATRYIGLKDENTHFLDLPFYETGQIKKNPLGLEDIAIVKDIIDQIKPHQVFAAGDLADPHGTHEVCLNAIFAAMKELKPQPYMDDCWLWLYRGAWHEWDIHEIDMAVPLSPSEVLLKRHAILYHQSQKDRVMFQGNDSREFWVRAEDRNKNTAILYDDLGLAEYEAIEAFKRFDY